In Natrinema amylolyticum, the following are encoded in one genomic region:
- a CDS encoding YcaO-like family protein, with amino-acid sequence MQVHVVGDDPVREAIVTALDDVDIGVRDAEPSALTDARFAVVSDVAGSPTFERANEAARAGGTPWIAVEIGGVGGQPLPAVDAAISGFAPATGCFDCLRARVASNLEERADGPQAGRSEARFAGAVAGRECVRVLSGDERSIVGHVLEVPHARRRFLPVPGCECGGGDRDRSLERDAETLALDAAVERAEGAIDERVGPITSIGEIESFPAPYYLSTVADTTAYSDASAPRQAAGVAIDWNAALMKAVGEGLERYCAGVYRKDDFVRASEDALENAVTPTALVRPDDAPTYDAGDEHRWVPGEDLMTGERAHLPAAAVQFPQPGESLVPAITTGLGLGSSTVDALVSGLTEVIERDAAMLAWYSTFDPLGLSVETDAFDALERRARSEGLSVTPLLVTQDIDVPVVAVAVHREPDALEDREIAAGDNSWPAFAVGSAAGLDAAAAATSALEEALQNWMELRSLGPEDADDAGGEIGAYASFPERARAFVDTERTVSATSVGPDPAPTGSDRLEALCSRTADAGLTPYAARLTTRDIESIGFEAVRVLVPGAQPLFTGEPFFGERARTVPNDLGFEPRLERLFHPYP; translated from the coding sequence ATGCAAGTCCACGTCGTGGGTGACGATCCGGTCCGCGAGGCGATCGTCACCGCGCTCGATGACGTCGATATCGGTGTCCGCGACGCCGAGCCGTCGGCTCTCACGGACGCTCGCTTCGCGGTCGTCAGCGACGTCGCCGGCTCGCCGACGTTCGAACGGGCGAACGAGGCCGCCCGCGCGGGCGGAACGCCCTGGATCGCCGTCGAGATCGGTGGGGTCGGCGGGCAGCCGCTCCCGGCCGTCGACGCCGCGATCTCCGGATTCGCACCCGCAACGGGTTGTTTCGACTGTCTCCGCGCGCGCGTCGCGTCGAATCTCGAGGAGCGGGCGGACGGCCCGCAGGCCGGCCGGAGCGAAGCGCGATTCGCCGGCGCGGTCGCCGGCCGGGAGTGCGTGCGCGTCCTCTCCGGCGACGAGCGATCGATCGTGGGACACGTGCTCGAGGTTCCCCACGCCCGACGCCGGTTCCTGCCCGTTCCCGGCTGCGAGTGTGGCGGCGGCGACCGGGACCGCTCGCTCGAGCGCGACGCGGAGACGCTCGCTCTCGACGCCGCGGTCGAACGCGCCGAAGGGGCGATCGACGAGCGCGTCGGCCCCATCACGAGTATCGGCGAGATCGAGTCGTTCCCGGCCCCCTACTACCTGTCGACGGTCGCGGACACGACCGCCTACAGCGACGCCAGCGCGCCGCGACAGGCCGCCGGCGTCGCGATCGACTGGAACGCCGCGCTGATGAAAGCCGTCGGCGAGGGGCTCGAGCGCTACTGCGCCGGCGTCTACCGCAAGGACGACTTCGTCCGCGCGAGCGAGGACGCCCTCGAGAACGCGGTCACCCCGACGGCGCTCGTCCGGCCGGACGACGCGCCGACCTATGACGCGGGCGACGAGCACCGCTGGGTTCCGGGCGAGGACCTCATGACCGGCGAGCGAGCGCATCTGCCCGCCGCGGCGGTCCAGTTCCCCCAGCCCGGCGAGTCGCTCGTCCCGGCGATCACGACCGGACTGGGGCTGGGCTCCTCGACGGTCGACGCGCTGGTCTCCGGGCTGACGGAGGTCATCGAGCGCGACGCGGCGATGCTCGCGTGGTACTCGACGTTCGACCCGCTCGGTTTGTCGGTCGAGACGGATGCCTTCGATGCGCTCGAGCGACGCGCCCGGAGCGAGGGGCTGTCGGTGACGCCGCTGCTCGTCACGCAGGATATCGACGTCCCGGTCGTCGCCGTGGCGGTTCACCGCGAGCCGGACGCCCTCGAGGATCGAGAGATCGCGGCCGGCGACAACTCCTGGCCGGCCTTCGCCGTCGGCTCGGCGGCCGGGCTCGACGCCGCGGCGGCCGCGACGTCGGCGCTCGAGGAGGCGCTGCAAAACTGGATGGAGCTGCGGAGCCTCGGTCCCGAGGACGCCGACGACGCCGGCGGAGAAATCGGTGCGTACGCGTCGTTCCCGGAGCGCGCGCGAGCGTTCGTCGACACCGAGCGAACGGTCTCGGCGACGAGCGTCGGTCCCGATCCCGCGCCGACCGGTAGCGATCGGCTCGAGGCGCTGTGTTCGCGGACGGCCGACGCCGGACTGACGCCGTACGCGGCGCGGCTGACGACCCGCGATATCGAGTCGATCGGGTTCGAGGCCGTCCGGGTGCTGGTTCCAGGCGCGCAACCGCTGTTCACCGGCGAGCCGTTCTTCGGCGAGCGAGCGCGGACCGTCCCGAACGACCTCGGCTTCGAACCGCGCCTCGAGCGGCTGTTCCACCCCTACCCCTGA
- a CDS encoding cupin domain-containing protein: MEKVAIDDVDIEINPMEVHSVRRPISDALGFSDFAMNYFELESGESFSGGMHTHHDQEEVFYVQEGTATFDTEEGEVTVDEGEVIRFEPGDFQHGYNDTDERVVGFAFGAPKSKHDWDQIESLVYCQDCEEELGHGLEFTDDGAFRLTCTECGNAFVPQ, from the coding sequence ATGGAGAAAGTCGCAATCGACGACGTCGATATCGAAATCAATCCGATGGAAGTCCACTCAGTGCGACGGCCGATCTCCGACGCGCTCGGGTTTTCGGACTTCGCGATGAACTACTTCGAACTCGAGTCCGGCGAGTCCTTTTCGGGCGGGATGCACACCCACCACGACCAGGAAGAGGTCTTCTACGTCCAGGAGGGAACCGCGACGTTCGACACGGAGGAGGGCGAGGTCACCGTCGACGAGGGCGAGGTGATCCGGTTCGAGCCCGGCGACTTCCAGCACGGCTACAACGACACCGACGAGCGGGTCGTCGGCTTCGCCTTCGGCGCGCCCAAGTCCAAACACGACTGGGACCAGATCGAGTCGCTGGTCTACTGCCAGGACTGCGAGGAGGAGCTCGGCCACGGCCTCGAGTTCACCGACGACGGCGCATTCCGACTGACCTGTACTGAGTGCGGGAACGCGTTCGTTCCGCAGTAA
- the cmk gene encoding (d)CMP kinase, with protein MPVQDGSDEGIDTTLFVTVSGPPGCGATTLCERLADAMGCPYVSGGDIFRELAEDRDMNLNQLTAKADESDEIDRALDQRLQQIAEKWGMANKPFILESRLAGWLAGERADLRIWLDAPEDVRLDRINDRMETDAEMRVREVSEAGRYQSHYEIDIGNRTFYDLHINTARWSKTGVFTLVRAAIEEYDPELDEGSFTTPSMDV; from the coding sequence ATGCCTGTCCAAGACGGTTCGGATGAGGGAATCGACACGACGCTGTTCGTGACCGTGTCCGGCCCACCGGGCTGTGGCGCGACGACGCTGTGTGAGCGACTCGCCGACGCGATGGGCTGTCCGTACGTCTCCGGCGGCGACATCTTCCGCGAACTCGCGGAGGATCGGGACATGAACCTCAACCAGCTGACCGCGAAGGCCGACGAATCCGACGAGATCGACCGCGCGTTAGACCAGCGACTCCAACAGATCGCCGAGAAGTGGGGCATGGCGAATAAACCGTTTATCCTCGAGTCGCGGCTGGCGGGCTGGCTCGCCGGCGAACGCGCGGACCTGCGGATCTGGCTCGACGCGCCCGAGGACGTCCGACTCGACCGTATCAACGATCGCATGGAGACCGATGCGGAGATGCGCGTTCGAGAGGTCAGCGAGGCCGGTCGATACCAGTCGCACTACGAGATCGACATCGGTAACCGGACGTTCTACGACCTCCACATCAACACTGCGCGATGGAGCAAGACCGGCGTGTTCACGCTCGTCCGGGCCGCGATCGAAGAGTACGATCCGGAACTCGACGAGGGGTCGTTCACGACCCCGTCCATGGACGTCTAG
- a CDS encoding sodium/proline symporter, protein MIDGPALSSGPLQTEGIPVADDPIILGFGATYLLIVVLIGVWGYMRTQTTGDFLITGKSIGTWVLAMTAFSVIQSGFGFVGGPELVYEFGTTSLWIFFTAPLGFLITWVVLAKRLRLLADIRNVLTLADGMYVRYESDWVRGLTGLAVIVGVIAYLATNLAALQFVMRAIFGIPVIWGLLGGALILLLYSMLGGMIAGVWTDFLQALTMITGAVFVFAYAMSFGGGMETISRNLATADPALVSPFGAMGGATTAILVGVAWWILFSVGSAGQPHLITKFYMSRNLEILKWGAPIAALSYAVSSLIAFSAGLSMRSMVEAGEIQETFSASEVGPVFVLEYTPSVVAGLILAALLAAIMSTSDSFLNIGAAAISRDIPRAMGKPIEDDKTELRVTQGALAGLTILATGVVYFSDALVGILGTIGWGFFAAAFVPIAVFGMNWKGATKWGAIVAILGGLAVNVVYSAVPMAADVAGYGALADGIMSTYPYPDVFPVGTVALLVAIVLFIGVSLATQDGDELPADLHALLER, encoded by the coding sequence ATGATTGACGGACCCGCGCTCTCGTCGGGGCCGCTGCAAACCGAAGGGATCCCGGTCGCGGACGATCCGATCATCCTCGGGTTCGGCGCGACGTACTTGTTGATCGTCGTTCTGATCGGCGTGTGGGGATACATGCGCACGCAGACGACCGGGGACTTCCTCATCACTGGGAAGAGCATCGGAACCTGGGTGCTCGCGATGACCGCGTTCTCCGTCATCCAGTCCGGCTTCGGCTTCGTGGGCGGCCCCGAACTCGTCTACGAGTTCGGAACGACGTCGCTCTGGATCTTCTTTACCGCGCCGCTCGGCTTTCTCATCACCTGGGTCGTCCTCGCCAAGCGGCTGCGATTGCTCGCGGACATCAGAAACGTCCTGACGCTGGCCGACGGGATGTACGTCCGCTACGAGAGCGACTGGGTCCGCGGGCTCACCGGGCTCGCAGTCATCGTCGGCGTGATCGCCTATCTGGCGACCAACCTCGCGGCGCTGCAGTTCGTCATGCGTGCGATCTTCGGGATCCCGGTCATCTGGGGACTGCTCGGCGGCGCGCTCATCCTGTTGCTGTACAGCATGCTCGGTGGAATGATCGCCGGCGTCTGGACGGACTTCCTGCAGGCGCTGACGATGATCACCGGCGCGGTGTTCGTCTTCGCCTACGCCATGTCCTTCGGCGGCGGAATGGAGACGATCTCCCGCAATCTCGCGACCGCCGATCCGGCCCTCGTCTCGCCGTTCGGCGCGATGGGCGGCGCGACGACGGCCATCCTCGTCGGCGTCGCGTGGTGGATCCTCTTCTCGGTCGGCTCCGCCGGCCAGCCCCACCTGATCACGAAATTCTACATGAGCCGCAACCTCGAGATCCTGAAGTGGGGCGCGCCGATCGCCGCTCTCTCTTACGCCGTCTCGAGCCTGATCGCCTTCTCGGCGGGGCTCTCGATGCGCTCGATGGTCGAGGCCGGCGAGATTCAGGAGACGTTCAGCGCGAGCGAAGTCGGCCCCGTCTTCGTCCTCGAGTATACACCGAGCGTCGTCGCCGGACTCATCCTCGCGGCGCTGCTCGCTGCGATCATGTCGACGAGCGACTCGTTTCTCAACATCGGTGCAGCGGCCATCTCTCGGGACATTCCGCGAGCGATGGGCAAGCCGATCGAGGACGACAAGACTGAACTTCGGGTCACGCAGGGGGCGCTGGCCGGCCTGACGATCCTCGCGACGGGCGTCGTCTACTTCTCCGACGCCCTGGTGGGGATCCTCGGAACGATCGGCTGGGGCTTCTTCGCCGCGGCGTTCGTCCCCATCGCCGTCTTCGGAATGAACTGGAAGGGCGCGACGAAGTGGGGCGCGATCGTCGCGATCCTCGGCGGACTCGCCGTCAACGTCGTCTACAGCGCCGTGCCGATGGCCGCGGACGTCGCCGGCTACGGGGCCCTCGCCGATGGGATCATGTCGACCTACCCCTACCCGGACGTGTTCCCGGTCGGCACCGTCGCACTGCTCGTCGCGATCGTCCTGTTCATCGGCGTCTCGCTCGCGACGCAGGACGGCGACGAACTGCCCGCGGACCTCCACGCACTGCTCGAGCGCTGA